A segment of the Corallococcus silvisoli genome:
CGCCCCTTGAGCCGCATCTTCCGACCGGACTGCGAACCCGGGGGCACCTTCAGCGTCACCTCGCCCTGGAACGTGGGCACGCGCACCTCGCCGCCCAGCATCGCCTCCGCCACCGTCACCGGCAGGTCCAGGTAGAGGTCATCGCCTTCGCGGCGCACCAGCGGGTGCTCGGCCACCTCCGTCTCGATGTAGAGGTCCCCGGGAGGGCCGCCATGGACGCCCGCCGCGCCCTGACCGGCCAGCCGCACCTTGGAGCCCGTCAGCACGCCCGCCGGGATCTTCACCGTCAGCCGGGTCGTCTCTTCCTTGATGCCGCTGCCGCCACACTGGGGGCAGGGCTCTGGTGCCTTCCCACTGCCCCGGCAGGTGGGGCACACGCCCGAGCCACCGAACACGGCCCCGCCTCGCCGCGAACGGCCCGTGCCGTTGCAGGTGGGGCACGTCACCAGCTTCCCGGTGTTGCCCTCGCCATGGCACCGCGAGCAGCGGCCCGGGCGCTGGAGGGAGAGGGTGCGCTCGGTGCCGGAGACGGCCTCCGCCAGGGAGATCTGCACGCGGGTCGTGAGGTCGTCGCCCCGCTCGGCCGCAGTCGCCCGGCTGCCGCCCCGACCCCGGCCGAAGAGGTCGTTGATGTCGAAGCCGCCGGCGCCCCCACCGCCGCCGCCCCCGCCCGAGCGCCCGAAGATGTCGTTGAAGAGGTCCCCCAGGTCCACGCCCTCGGTGCTGAAGGGGATGCCACCGCCCCCACTCCCGCCGGCTGCCTGGGCCGCGCGGTACTGGCGGTAGGCCGCGGCCTTCTTCTCGTCGAAGCCGATCTTCTCCGCGTCCTCGCCGAACTCGTCGTAGAGGGCGCGCTTCTTCGGGTCGCCCAGCACTTCGAAGGCGGTGTTGACGCGCTTGAACTTCTCCTCCGCTCCCTTGTCTCCGGGGTTGACGTCCGGGTGGTGCTGGCGTGCCAGCTTCCGGAAGGCCTTCTTGAGCTCGTCCGCGGAGGCTGTCCGTGGCACGCCCAGAATCTGGTAGTAGTCGTCCGCCATAGGTTTTTTGCCGTGCAGTACCCGACAAGGAAGAACGTAACCAGCGGGGCGGTGAGCGCCAGCATGGGATGTCGGGACAGGGCCGCGATGGTTACAGTCGCCGGAAGATGAGGAAGGCCATGCCAGCACCGCGCGCCCGCCGGGCGGCCCCCTTATGGCTGATGTACGGGCTGCTGGGCACCTCCTTCGGGGCCGGCAGGGCCGCTCAGCCCCTGGTCCCCTCCACCGTGGAAGAGGGCCGGATGATGGACCGCGTCGTGGCGGTCATCGAGGGCCAGGTCCTCACCCAGAGCGAACTGGAGATGGAGGCGCGGGTGGCGCTGATCCAGCGGGGCGCCGTCCAGGCCGCCGCCCTGCCGCTGGACGAGCAGACGCTCCAGGGAGCCCTGGAGCTGTCCATCAACCAGCGCCTCCAGGTCCTCAGCGCGGACCGGCTCCAGGCCTTTCCGGCCGAACCCGCGGAGGTGGAGGCTCGCCTGGACGCGTTCCGGGC
Coding sequences within it:
- a CDS encoding DnaJ C-terminal domain-containing protein, giving the protein MADDYYQILGVPRTASADELKKAFRKLARQHHPDVNPGDKGAEEKFKRVNTAFEVLGDPKKRALYDEFGEDAEKIGFDEKKAAAYRQYRAAQAAGGSGGGGIPFSTEGVDLGDLFNDIFGRSGGGGGGGGAGGFDINDLFGRGRGGSRATAAERGDDLTTRVQISLAEAVSGTERTLSLQRPGRCSRCHGEGNTGKLVTCPTCNGTGRSRRGGAVFGGSGVCPTCRGSGKAPEPCPQCGGSGIKEETTRLTVKIPAGVLTGSKVRLAGQGAAGVHGGPPGDLYIETEVAEHPLVRREGDDLYLDLPVTVAEAMLGGEVRVPTFQGEVTLKVPPGSQSGRKMRLKGRGVPSLRGGTPGDMYLLLQVKVPEEATDEVRAAAETLSRGYRGDVRRELTL